The genomic stretch GGATCCTTGAGAAGATTCCTAAGAAGCGTGATATACCTAAAGAATGGTCTGAATGGATTGAACAAAAACTTCCTAAGAAACCTACTAATATAATTAAACTTCCTAAAAAGTTTGAAGGAAAAGAAGGGTCTAAAATGCTTAAACTTCCCGGAGAAATCAAGGTAGAAGAAGAGGAGCCCAAAATAATTCTTCTTTCTAAGAAGAAAGGAGAAAAAACTGAAAAATAATTATCGTCTTTTTTCCTTTTTATAAATTATCTATGAGTTGTGCGCCTTCATTTTTCATCTCAAAAATATCCATACTCAAAAATAATTTAGGTTATTAAGCGTGGAAGAAGTGTCTTAGTGAACAATTTTTATAATCTGTTTGAACTTTGAGTGAGGTGTTATTTATTATAGGATAAGAAGTAAGAAGCAGAAATAAGGTATAAAGAGAAGAAGATGGAAGTAAGAATGTCAAGATATGAAGGTGAAGGAAGTTAGGGAGATACGTAATAGAAACAATGGGAAAATAAAGGTGAGTGTGAAAATTTTATCGGAATATTTTTAAATGCTATGATGCAAAATAAAACAAAAAATTAATGAGGGGTTATTCTGTGGAAGAGGACAAGATTAGGGAACTCGTTAATCAACTTCCGGATGCGATGATCCTTTCAAAAGAGGACGAAGAACTACTCAAGTTTATAGAAGAGTCGAAACCGAAGATTTACGTGATAGGCAGCGGCGGCGGTGGATGCAACACGATCACACGGATGTTTGAGGTAGGTATAGAGGGTGTTAAGACGATAGCCGTGAACACGGATGTTCAGCATCTTCTCCGCACACGTGCCGATAGAAAGATACTGATAGGTAAACAGTTGACCAGGGGTATGGGTGCAGGCAGTAATCCTGAGATCGGGGAGAAGGCGGCAAAGGAATCGATAAACGAAGTGTTGGATGCGGTCAGAGACGCAAACATGGTGTTTCTCACCTGCGGTTTAGGCGGCGGTACCGGAACCGGTAGTCTTCCTGTGATCGCGGAAGCGGTTAAACAGATGGGTGCGTTAACCGTGGCAGTTGTAACGTTACCGTTCACTTCTGAAGGAAGGACACGTATGCAGAATGCGTTATCCGGACTGGAAAAACTTGAGAAGGTTGCGGACACAACGATCGTAATCCCGAACGATAAACTGTTGACCATAGCTCCGGACCTTCCGCTGAACACCGCGTTCAAAGTGTCGGATGAAGTCCTTGTCGGCGCTGTCAAAGGGATAGCCGAACTCATCACCAAACCGGGTCTCGTTAACCTGGATTTCGCTGACCTGCGCACCATTCTCGAGGACGCAGGGTGCGCGGTGATAGGTGTCGGCGAAGCGTCGATAGACGCGAAGCCGAACGAACGTGCTATGATAGCGATCGAAACCGCGTTGAACTCGCCGTTGGTGGATGCGGACATTAACAACGCATCACGTGCTCTGGTAAACGTGATCGGCGGGGAAGACATGACATTGAAAGAGGCAGAACTGATGGTAAGCGAGGTATCCAAACGGATCAGTCCGAACTCGCACATCATATGGGGTGCGCGCGTGGAGAAGGAGATGCACAAGTCCGCGTTACGTGTGTTGGTGGTGATCGCGGGTGTCAAACCACCCAAATATTCGTTGGATGAGATCTCCGAATCAGGAATCGTAGACCTGGACCTGGACATAGTCGATTGAGGTGATACACATGATAGACAGAGTAGTCGGGTTCATAAAACAATCGAAGAGAATCTTTTACATGTTTGACAAACCGTCCATGCAGGAGTACAAACAGATCCTGAAAGTCAGCGGGTTGGGTATGATAATCATAGGCATAATAGGTACGGTGATAAACTTCTTGTTCCAACTGCTCAATCTGTGAGGTGTTTATTCATGTTGCTAGCCCTTCGTGTAACAACCGGTCAGGAGAGGATCATTGCAGACCTGATATACAAAAAAGCGAAGAAGGATAACCTTCCTGTTTACGCTGTTCTTGCGTTTGACAATCTGAAAGGGTACATCATCGTTGAAGCCGAGGATCACGAAACAGTCAGGAAAGCCAGTTACGGTTTACCGCACATCAGAGGGTTACTCAGTAAAGAGATCACGCTCAAAGAGCTTGACCCGATGATCGAAGCATCCAAACCGAAGGTCATGAGTATCCACAAAGGGGACATCATAGAAATCATAGGCGGACCGTTCAAAGGCGAACGTGCAAAGGTTATCAAGGTTGACAAAACCAAGGAAGAACTTACCGTTGAACTCACCGAAGCAGCAGTGCCTATACCTGTAACCATCAAGGCTAACACGGTAAAACTGATAGAGAAAGCAGAATCGGCCGAAGAAGAATAATCCGTGCTTTTTCTTTGTTGTGCTTTTTTCTTGTTTTTCGAACCTATAACTTTTACTCGCCAGAGGATTCGATCGGACTTACTGGAGATGCAGGAGTGGTACCGCCGAGATGTATGCTGAAACTGCACTGTACACCGGTCCCCCATTCTGTCGTGTCTCCGAAGTGTTTCCGTTCTGAATACCATCCGCCGCGTGCATAGAAGTTTCCGCGCAGTCCGAAGATGTTGAGCGTGCCGCCAGCCCCGACGCCTACCAGGAACCAGTTCCGGTTGTTATCCTCATTGATATAGGTAGTGTACCTATCCTCAACGAACGCCCAAACATTAACCTTTTCATCACGGTATAACGTACTGGCGACTTGGGCTTCTGTTTCTCTGGATGTTCCCACGTTATAAGTATGACTGATCATCAAACTTGGATAATAAAGTCCAAGGTTGTACCATCCCAAACTCAACCTCCACATATCAAGTTCGTTGTACATACCCCATCGTTCAAAAGCTATCCCTGCCTGGGACCAATGCGGAACAGTATCGAACCACAATGCTATTCCTTGATATGTCGGCGAATACCTGAACTGTGTCACCGCTCGGTTTATAAAGAAAGGATGATGAACGTTTAACTGTGCAAGGATGAAAGGCATCTTTTCACCGTACCTGTCAGCCATGCCGAGACCCAGACCGCCCGCATCCACGTACAACCCTTTCGACAACCTCATCGTACGCAACCATGACAGGTTCACGTAACCTCTTTTTTCAGCAGTCGTAGATGTAACGTAATCTTCGTAGTATGCCCCGACAACCATACCGTTATCCCTGTCCACCATGAAGGTAACGGCCGCTCTGTTTCTCTCGGAAGTTCCGGTAACACTACGGTAGACCTCTCCTGCCATCCTGCCCGCGCTAGCATAACCTTTGATTGCCTGGTACCCTTCCGTTTTATGAAGGTATCCTGCTAAGTACAACGCACGGTCCATCCTCAAACTCCCGCCGGTCAACCATCTATCAACTCCATCGTTAGTAAACATGTAGTATCTCATTCTACCGTTCTCCCATCGCACATCGCCGCCGCCACCGTACAAACCGTCAAACCCGGCCGCCTCCACTCTTACACCTTTATCATCAACAGTATAGTTGAACCCGGCACCCCATTGAGTGCTCAGACCTTCTTTCTCGCCTGCAGGGTATCCTTCTTTAATACCCTTCGTATAATCTTCGCCATAAGCACCGTAAACAGACAGATTCCCCATACTACCTGCAACCTGGACAAAGTTGTGAGCAGGCACACGGTTATCAGACGGGTACTGAGAGATCCATCGTCCGCCCCATAACCTCAACCCGGGTGCTCCGTACCACATATTATACAAAGGAAGCTGGGTATCGAGAGCGAACCGTTCAAACCGCATACCGCCATAGGACTCTGGGTAATACCTCAACAAACCTATCCCCGCCTGATGCACGGTACCGAACAACAAACCCCGTCCGTAGAACGGATTATACTGAAGGTCCAACCGTCTCCTCCATCGGTCGTACCCGTAGTATATGGAATACTCCTGAGCACTCATGTTCAACCAATCGAACCATGAATAGAATGTATTATGAACGGTTGTAGTCATATCCTGGGTAACTGATGTTTGATAAAGATGGGTTTTCAACCATCCTCGCATCAAAGACCATTCCGGATTTCTGGCAAAAAGGTCGG from Candidatus Micrarchaeota archaeon encodes the following:
- the ftsZ gene encoding cell division protein FtsZ; translated protein: MRGYSVEEDKIRELVNQLPDAMILSKEDEELLKFIEESKPKIYVIGSGGGGCNTITRMFEVGIEGVKTIAVNTDVQHLLRTRADRKILIGKQLTRGMGAGSNPEIGEKAAKESINEVLDAVRDANMVFLTCGLGGGTGTGSLPVIAEAVKQMGALTVAVVTLPFTSEGRTRMQNALSGLEKLEKVADTTIVIPNDKLLTIAPDLPLNTAFKVSDEVLVGAVKGIAELITKPGLVNLDFADLRTILEDAGCAVIGVGEASIDAKPNERAMIAIETALNSPLVDADINNASRALVNVIGGEDMTLKEAELMVSEVSKRISPNSHIIWGARVEKEMHKSALRVLVVIAGVKPPKYSLDEISESGIVDLDLDIVD
- a CDS encoding protein translocase SEC61 complex subunit gamma, producing the protein MIHMIDRVVGFIKQSKRIFYMFDKPSMQEYKQILKVSGLGMIIIGIIGTVINFLFQLLNL
- a CDS encoding transcription elongation factor Spt5 codes for the protein MLLALRVTTGQERIIADLIYKKAKKDNLPVYAVLAFDNLKGYIIVEAEDHETVRKASYGLPHIRGLLSKEITLKELDPMIEASKPKVMSIHKGDIIEIIGGPFKGERAKVIKVDKTKEELTVELTEAAVPIPVTIKANTVKLIEKAESAEEE